TATCCGCCTCGTTTTCCCGGAACTGACCGAGGAACGCAGAAAAGAACTGGTGAAGGACGTCAAGAAGAAAGGTGAGGCAGCGAAGGTTGCTGTTCGCAATATCCGCCGTGACGGCAATGATTACTTTAAGAAACTGCAGAAGGCAGATGAGATTTCTGAGGACGACTTAGCAGAGGCGGAGGAAGATATTCA
This genomic window from Anaerotignum faecicola contains:
- a CDS encoding ribosome recycling factor, translating into IRLVFPELTEERRKELVKDVKKKGEAAKVAVRNIRRDGNDYFKKLQKADEISEDDLAEAEEDIQKLTDKMIGKIDKAIEAKSKELLTV